In the genome of uncultured Sphaerochaeta sp., the window GGACTCGAACCTTCGATATCCTGCTCCCAAAGCAGGTGCCCTAGCCACTGGGCTACGCCCCGAAATCTTTTGGAGTATACGCACTTGAGCTTCGAAGCGTCAAGGGGTACCATACTCAGAACCTATGGATATACAACAACGAGCAGAAGAAGTGGCAAAGCGCCTGGATGAGCTTTTGCCCCGGGATATTCAGTTTCTGGAACAGCGGGTTCCCTTTCGCTTTCTCATCAGTGTCATTCTCTCCGCCCAGACCACGGACAGGATCGTCAATGTGGTGGTGAAAGAGTTGTTCAAGGCGTACCCGGATGCCCGTTCTCTTGCCCAGGCAAAGCCTGAGGATGTGGAAGAGATCATCTATGCAACCGGCTACTACCGCAACAAGGCCAAGAACATCATTGCCTGTGCCCAGCAGTTGGTTGACCGACAGGTTCCCGATACCATGGAAGAGCTGGTCAAGTTGCCCGGAGTGGGAAGAAAGACGGCCAGCTGTGTCCTGGGTGACATCTACGGAAAGCCTGCCATCATTGTCGATACCCACTTTGCCCGCGTGGTGAATCGTCTTGGGTTGGTCAAGACCAAGGAGCCTGCAAAGGTTGAGAAAGAGATTGCCTCGCTTCTGGATGCATCTAAGCACTACCGATTCTCCATGACGGCCAATCTGTTCGGCAGGAGTGTATGCCATGCAAAGAAGCCTGAGTGTGAGGAGTGTCCGTTCAGCGACCTTTGCCCGAGTCGAGATGCTTTTCTGAAGAGACGCGCCAAAGCTTGAGGTCCCCTTCTTCCTGTATGGTGAGCATGGCGATCCAAAGGTCCCTGATTACCACAGGCTCCATCGTATGCTGCACCTCAATGTCTCCCAGATGGATGCCGCTGTAGGGGTAGTTGGTATCCAGTTCACTCCGCAGGGGAGCTAGTGCGGACTCATCCAGCGGTATATAGAGGTGGTGATCGGTGTATCGCAGCTCACCAAGGGAGACAAGCGGCAGCTTCGGGCACGTCACGTACCCGATCGAATCCCCATCCTTGGCTTTGCCGAGAATGATGCACGGTTCAAGGGTCAGGAGGCTGGGGTCGGGATGAAGTGCATACAACTCGCTTCTGAGTTTGCCCAGCTCTCGTTGCAGTTCTTTGGGCAGACGAAGGATATACAGGCTTTCCATAACACCAGCATAGCGAAGCGCAAAAGGCTCTACAAGGGAAAAAGTTGAAAAGATAGCCCCTTTGTCTTTACACAAAAGCCGTTATCTGGTAATTTGGCAAAGGTTGAAGTCTTCTACGCGATGACCTTGTGTTACTGCTCACGGACATGCATGTGCCCGTACAAGGAAAGCCATGAC includes:
- the nth gene encoding endonuclease III — encoded protein: MDIQQRAEEVAKRLDELLPRDIQFLEQRVPFRFLISVILSAQTTDRIVNVVVKELFKAYPDARSLAQAKPEDVEEIIYATGYYRNKAKNIIACAQQLVDRQVPDTMEELVKLPGVGRKTASCVLGDIYGKPAIIVDTHFARVVNRLGLVKTKEPAKVEKEIASLLDASKHYRFSMTANLFGRSVCHAKKPECEECPFSDLCPSRDAFLKRRAKA